The region TGTACATGCTAGTTCTGTACATTACTGATATTAAAGGTAGAGTAAGCGATTGTAACCTAATACACTTTTTGGGTGAAGAACCATGTTAACATTGGTGAGGCCGTCAAGAGGTGGGGACTGTATggttggactgggaaagaaattcaccCGTGGACTTATCCGCTGCAACTGGCCCACACCCCAATTGACAGTCACACATAGATGGCCGGGTCAGAGACTGACGGAAtaggtaaaaactttatggatatTTTGATGGGACACCGGCCGACCAATGTCGCGGCCTACTTCTTTCGAACTATGGTGGATAGAAGTCCAGGAGTTGAAACGTATGAAGACGTATGAACACCGATGCAGACATTGCTCTGTTTTTCCTTGACATTTGGGTAACATTAGCTTGGCTATGTTTCGGAAAGCCAATAGGTCAGTTGGTCTGTTTTGTACCGTTGGCTAATGTTTGCGATAGCTAATCCCGACTGGTTAGTTAGCAAGCAGGTACTGGTGTCACATTTCtgtagggctgtcccaaacgattattctttaaacgattaatctagcgattattttttcgattattcgactaatctaacgattatttttttaatcaacctaacagtaattttattgcaattattttccagttagtcatttaatataacaatttgccccgtccaacacacacactgcaccagggtgtttcctctttatgtgctcgtgcatgactgttgtgctagagtgatatgccagatgcactttgcagaatctgcagactaccgcaccgttggtgtcaagattaaagtattcccaactttggaggaccgtgtgcgagccttttttgccgcgtgttgctccacacgctccgtcgtactTCTGGTAGAcgccatgttgttcaaatagattacacagacgcaaatcattcacgtagtcaatgacttcaattacgtcatTGTCCCAGCCcttgcgctgcgcttgtatccgggtaaaccaaagacgatggatataaacggtcccattagaaagttccagTTTTGTTCTATGAATAGTTACCCTGcgtggttttacacgacgcgtcgacactaaaattccacgtcgaataatttttataatcgacaatGTCGATGACGacggataatcgtcccagccctacatttctgtgtttggtaTCATTAAATTACTTGCACTTGGACAAGTGAAAAGACACATCCACGCCTGGAGACCACCAATGTGTCATCACTTTGGCAATGCGCGTCCATGAATTTGAGAGGCAGAACTTCAGAATGAGCTCTGAAGGGAGGGGTATTTGTTTTGTCATCAAGTTCAGACATCAACTGTCTTTCTCCAGCACTGCTTACTCTACCTTTAAGGTCATGAACCACAAAGCAGATAGTCAGACAGCATTTGTGTAAACAGTCGGAACAGCATGTCTCATGTCTTTAAAAGGCAACATGGGAGATGACAGTAACATAATGCAGCATTCATCATGGGAGATAACCCATCTGGCATTTGTAAAAAGCTGTGGGAGTTGTGAAATGAACGAGAACTATTTAAGGCAGGCATGTTAAATAGGTCGTGTCCCATATTTAGACCAACAGTATGGCAAGCAGATCGGATACAGACATACCTCAGGAACCTCATCTCCTCGCTCTTGGTGTCGTTATCTGTCACTATCTTTGATGTCGTCACACTGACCTCCACACCATCCACCATGAACTTGCGTGTCTTCTTCAGAGTCTTCTTCTGACGTTTTGACTCCTACAAATCAAACAGGGATGTTGTAGGAGctgaaattattcaaattagATTCAAAGAAAATTCAGATCAATAAGATTAAGAATGACTAAGATAGTGTTGATAATTTAACAACTGAGGTTGTAAATGAGTCACAGATTATGTTACCTGCATAGAAATAGAGCCCCCTTCTTTGCTCTTGGACAGGAAGCTAGAAATAGACAGATTCAGGTCCAGGCTATTGCtatcagcagcagagctgctTCCAGAGTCAGAGTCCTTCTCAACATCTGGCTTGATCACAGCAGGGCTTCCTTGCTCCATCTTGGTTTCAGAATCTTCTTCACTCTGCGGGACAGAGACGGCATCTTGGGAAGCGCTCTCATCGGCATGGGTAGCTTTCTTCTCATCTTCCTTCACAGGGACATCTTTAGGCTCCACTTGTTCTGAATCCTCAGAGCTGACTTTGACTTCATCACTGACTCCATTAGTGGATTCAGTTGGTGCCTGTTTCTCCAATTCAGtctcctctctggtctgatTCTCTTGTTCAGGCTGCTCTGCCTCTTCTGGGGCCACATCCTCAGGCTTTCCCTCTATGTGACTTTCCATGGTCCCCTTCTCCAACAAGATGTTAGTGGAGGTGTCATCCACATTTGAATTTGTGTCTGCCTCTCcattcatgtttttgtcctttACATTTGATTCCATAttctctgtgtttacatttacatctgtgCCATTAGCTATGTCTTCTATTCTGTCCTCTGTCACTTTGTGTTGAGGCATCTCCTCACCTGGTTCtttgctttcttcttctgcttgtGCTACCTCTCCTGATATAGATTCTGCTTCCTCAGGTGTATCTTCAGGTTGCTCTTGTGATTCCCTGGATTCTTCTTTActtacttctttttcttcctcttctttcacaTCCTCcagctttctttcttcttctgttactTGAGTAGGTTCATTCTCCATTTTCTGTTCTTGTGTCTGCTTCTGGTCCTCCTCTGTTTCATGACCATCTGTGTCAAGTTCGGCATCTATGGGTTCTTCTGGCTGTGATACTACAGGCTCAGCAGGAATTTCTTCATCTTGACCATCTTCTGGCTTAGCCTCTGTAGGATCTTGTGAGACAAAGTCTTTGGTGGGCTCTATTATCCCAGCGGCCAGGTCTTCATTACTGGCATCAGACACCTCATTgagtttctcctcctcagtcttGTCTACCTCACTTGTTCCAAGTCCTTCATCAGAGAGCTTATCACTGGTCCTGTCCTCAGCAGGCTCTGCCTCCACCTTTTCTGTAACAGATTCCAGCGTGGACGGAGTTGGTGGGATTTTGTCATCCTCTGAGCTGGCCACACTGGCATCTGATGGTGCTCGCTTGTGGCCAGGAACAGCCTGAGtcaacagtaagaaaaatatgacTAAGTCATAGAAAAGGTCAAAGCACAGTCTTTCAAAAAGATATTAACAATGACTGTTAGAGCTCatacataatttgaaaaatatatttggtTGGGTAATATTATGctttttactgtgtgtatgcAATAAAGTACATACCAGAGGCGTATCaggctcttcctcctcctcctcctctttgctgtCCTCGATCTCCTCTGTGACTTCAGCTTTGGCCTCGGCTATGAGCTCTCTGAGAGGTTTGCTATCAGTTACACTAGTTACAAAGGGATGCTAAATAGACAGACAGGGACATAAGACATCAATATGCATTAGAAATTTTTGTCCTTCATAAACTGTCAGAGTGAATTAAATATAagcacaaacagcaaaacagaaaattacacCTTTAAAACATAAGTCACTAATAGGCGGACTGTGGTCAAGATCCGGACCCAGACTCTGTCCTATCCAGACACGGAACTATGATCTATAAATTATTGggaattattacattttgacagtGTTTCTATTTTAGCTGGTgcagcttttctagcctttacAGCACTGGTCATGTGATGCTACTCTGTCAATCATTGCAACTgcagtcagtgagtgagatacACAGCCAGTAGAGATGAGACAATAGCAAACATCAGAGAAATAGGGAGGAAAGTGGGAcataagaaagagaaaaggcgCTATTAAAGCTGTTCAATTGTAAAGATGTGTTGCAACTGTTTACTATAAAAATGGTTGaggcttttaaaatgtgaaattgagttaacaaaaacaggaaaattgGAAAGTCAAGCTCAACCTTTCATTTAACTTCTTTTAATTAAGCATCTTATTTTAAGATACACATTTTTCAAAGAATCTCTGTTATGTACTTATTAAAGCTTATTTTacttgaaatgagaaaagaacatAAACTTATTAATAGAGAAGCTATTTATAATCCCTCCAGTTGAACCACCTCCCCCTGACCAATGCTCCAGACTGTTGCTTGAAACTTCTGCCCAAATGGACCTCTGCtttaaaatatgacacattCAGAATCTTTGCATAAGTGTGTATTCATTCTTTAGGTTATATTCTAGGCTGTGTAGGTGGTTGGGTACTGAGGGATAACAGTAGGGTATGAATGAAACAAGGCAGCTCACCTGTAGAAGCTGTACTGTGCCCCACCTATTGTCCACATTCTTATCAAGTGCTTTCCGCAGAAAGTCATTGAATTCTGATGACCTTTCAAGAATAAATAACAAGGAATCAGTTTGTTGGCCACATAACAGAGTAAGTGTCCCTGGGCCCTGCTTTATGGAGCCAAATTAATACCATTCTTCCCCCTGTGGCCATTCAGTTAAGCATTAACAATTTACCATGCGTTCACACATTAAACAGTCAACATATCCTAATCTCCAATCCGGAAACATTCCAGTGCCACCTCTCTAGTTATAACCAGCGCACCATCTCACCAGCGAGAGGGATTCATGAGTGTGGGCGGCTCGGACTTGGCTATTTTCAGCAGCACTCTCATGGGATTCATCTCGTGATTGGGTGGCTCAATTTGCGCCAGCTCTATCAGGGTTACCCCGAGGGACCAGATATCTGCCTTGTAGTCGTATGGACGGTCCTTGGACGTTTCGCACATTACCACCTCTGGGGCCATCCTGCAAAATCAGAAGTCAGCATTACGCATTAGGCAAATTTCGGGCTGCAAGTGAATGTATGCTTTCACACATGTTGATTGATATCTTTCTGATTTCTAAAGGTAAATTCTCTTTCTATTTAAATATATAGCTCAATCTcaatatatatttcaaaaataaaaacagtatgtACGTGCATTTTGGTTTGGAATTTGCAAAATAGGAAGCCTTCTCAATATTTAAAGCTGAGTTTCTTCCAACACTCAAGTGCATCTAAATTGCTCAATGACACTTTTTCTGTTATCCCACATTCCATGACAGATTCTGTGATACTGCACAAAAAATGTATCACCCCAAACTGTGGGAGACAATACGACAATTATGGACAGGGATGAATGCCCTCTTCTATCCAGGCCGAATGACTCACCAATACGGAGTGCCGATGAAAGAATCTCTTCTCTGTAACGTCTTGGTATTTTTAGCAGACACCCCAAAGTCGGCTGAAAGTAGAAATGAATAATGATTCTTTTCATGAGAgaatcaaattaaattgtaCAATGACACTGTGAATtcatttcaatatatttttagcACATTTCTACTAGAGCAAAATAGTTACAGCAGAATTCTTTCTTAACCAACCTGTTTTCAGCTTTCAAATGTGAACCCCATAAATGGGCAGAAAAGCCTCTATCTCCTTTTCATAATGCTCTTAGAGTCCATCATCACTGCCAGCACTTCTGGTACCTGTGCAACTATTTCGGCATTTTTTTCGCATCACTTACAGTGTGTACATATTAGAGGGAAAGAGAGCTCTATCATTAAGTCCCTGGTGCCTGCTTGATAATTATTGTTTGCCAGGCTCCGACATGACCCTCTGCCTACAGAACATGAATCATCAGGGAGCTAGCAGCTATGGATGCTACAGCAGCAACATGAATACTTTTACTTCTTGAATATTATGTAACAAATTCAGTGTATCACCACATCCCGTACATAAGTGGTGTATAAAAAATACAGTTCGCTCCTTTGGGGCAGAAACTACATcactttattttgtcacattttaaattgtgcacTTGTCACCATTATCCCTAAAATCACTTTGCTCAGCTGGCTGCCGCAGCACTGATGGCAAAGGGATCCACAACAGACTTCAGTAATTAGCTTTTTAAGCCTATTAGTGTTGGCCCTGCAGGACTATTCTCAGTGGTCACCAAGGACATACAGTAGATCTGAGAGAGAAATCACGACTGAATCATCTAGTGTTCTGTGTAGTTTTCTTAAGTAAGTACCTTTACGTGTGCTTAGCTGGAACGTAAGTGATCTTTCCTTGCAAAATAATCCTTCacttttaatgaaatattacgatggcaaacacagcagcaaaagaTGAGAGATTTTTTACCCAGTTTCACGTCTCCATCCAAGGAGAGGAGAATGTTCCCGGCTTTCAAGTCTCTGTGGATGACCTTGTTCTCATGGAGGTAAGACAAGGCCTCCAAGGTCTGCCTACACACCACACGGATCTGGGGCTCGGTCAGGGGTCTCTCTAGTTCTGTGGATAAACATACACATGGATAATTCATAAGTCACATTTCTTCCAGATCATATGTTgttattgtagtttttgtgatgcacttttacaaacacagactggGTTATTTGAATATGTTAATATCAAATGTGATGGCTGGGTGGTACCAATAGAACCCTTACACCAGACAGCATATATGAGTGGACAAATCTGggggaaaaatgtgttttaggtGAGccagaccacagaccagaatGCATCTACATCCAACAGTGGAGTGGATTAATCAGTAACCTCTTTATCATGGTAATTCACAGGTAAGAAAAAGTTGTGAGGTGTTTCGTCAGGCTTGAAAATAAGAGAGAAACTGCAGGCATTAGAAGTGGACTAACCACTCCTTGGAATCTGAGCTACAATAATTACACAGTTGGAATGGTGTCTCCAACtggggaaaaggaaaaaaatcccaCAGAGGCTTCAGGGTGGAATAAAAAGAGTTGGCATTCAAAGATGGAGCAAAGAGAAAGGTCCAGAACTTTatagtgtttttctgtttccttcaaTGATGGGGACTCAATGAGGGACTTACCCAGCATGATGGCATCCACTGCACCGCCCGCACAGAACTCAATCAGAATCTGCAATGGTAGGACAAAACAAAGTGGAACAATAAGTAATATGTATTGTAACACAATGAAGCCCCAATTATACTACTGCCATAGAGCATCATTTGCTTAAAGGAGGAACTGGAACTCCACAATAGGTGAACAACATGACCTTTATAGGACAGACATCAGCATCCATGTTCTATGTTATTGATTACACTGTGGAGCCACTCCAAGAAACCAATCAATCAGACACTAAACATCCATACTGACCACCCTCACATCTTCTCTTTTCCATTTCAGGAAAATCTTAATGTTTGTTGGATCATAAACATTAGTAGAGGTTCTAATTGCAAGCAGGAGACTGGGAGCCTCTCATTATGGTTTCTTATAAATTCATATTGTTTAGTGGAAATGCTTCATTTGTATGTCTACATATGACTCACATCCAGGATATTTCATCATACATTCTGATGAAAAATCATTTCCTCATTTTGTAGCCACTACAGAATATTTAGGAGGTAACGCCTTAAGCCAACACAGTCCATCGAGTCAAAATGCCATATTCAGTACAGACAATTTCATTCTTGGAGTACAGATAGTTTAATTCCTGCCACAAACAATTGTTCTATCCACTCATACTGTATctaaaacacattatttgtATTAAAGGAACTTCTGAGAAGGAATATTCTGAGGAAGTAAGCCAGTGATATCCTTATACATTTGTCAAACGCACAGAAAAGCATGTAACATGCCACTTAAAACTTAAAGTTTACACTTGAGCATATGATACAATACACAGAAGAGGTACTATCAACACAATACAGATGACATGTTTTATCCAGGTGGtccaatatataataatacaaagaCATCTTTGAGTATATATGAAGCCACAGTGCATTAGATGAACATAACACTGTTCCCTAATATTGCTATTGAGATGTAAAACTGCCCAGCTCCTGACCTCAGTTGTAATAGCTGATGTAATGTACCCAACCATTATATTGGCTTTGCCAGCATGTTACTTGGCAGCTCATGGTATCAGATGATAGAAAAAATCAATCAAAGCTACAACTGAGCACCCTCCATTCAGGGAATCAAACAATGAGAAAAAACTATGTGGTTGTTCCGGTTCTGCATAACAATTTTATTGTACTTTGACCATCCCTctgtcacatttgtttgttttaaccctCTTAAACCCTCTTAAACACGTGTTTCCAAATTTCACGTCGCCTGTAGAGCATCATTGCTCGGTGACCGTTTGCTCTAGGGACGTGccgtttttttctccttaaactAGACGGGGCTAGGCTCCAATGGTTGAGGTCACAGCCAGTCAGAGTGTTTGATTCAGAGGCTTGGCTTGTCTTGGCTTTATACCCAGAATGTATGGGAGCAGTGATTTTTTTACTCAGTGATAAGAAGTTGTTTAGAGTTTATTGACGTGACAGAATAATGACAGAAGGATGTGACAATCACATATTTAGTGCAGCAGAAGATTTGGAGCTGATTTTTCAAGGAGCAGACAAATCGCCCATAAATACTGCTCCAGAGAATGAGTGAATGAGAattttgtgttgaattttttcttctttattatggtttaaagtttttttatttataaaacaaggaaaaattccatgtttttttttttttttttttttttttttttaaatgggccATTAACCTCTATTATACTGTACTGAAGTCTTTATTAAGTGACATCTATTATAAACTGAGGTTATGCTGATTCtaattctgattctgattctatGTGTGGCACTTGgtgaaactgttaaaaatgacaaaggtattaaagaacaaaaatattgaaatataaatgacatgaaaaatgaatgttttaaattctattttgggtaatatataataattgaGTAATTCAAAATTAATAGttagattaatcaaaaaattaTCGATAGATTAATCCATAAACAAATAATTGTTAGGTGCAACCCTAGATAAATCCATGTTTTTTCTAGCAAAATATTTTCCTTGATTAATCTTTAGTAGGAAAAAGTAACATATCAACACATGCAAAGCAGAGGCAGTTACACATTCATCATGCTGCTTAAACATGGGAGCCGGAGGGACGACCTGCATGCATCTCTGAATTATTCACAGCCACTTTCTCCAGCCACCAAAACCACTCCATTATCTTCACATAGATGTGGCCAGTCCACAAGGGATGTCATATGACACCAACTGCCAGGACCTAATTGCTCTGAGGCCTCTTACTGCACACAGACTGAGATCTACTGACCATGTATGAAAACGGCACTGTGACTTAACTCTCTGCTTACGCTAAAATAGCTTGATAAGAAGAACCAGGACTCTTTTCAAAGTGGGTTCAGAGAATTTTACTCTTTTGCTACAATAAAGAAACTATAGTCACTGCTGACAATTTGTGAAAGGGCGAGAATAAGGAAAAAAGCTACATCGCGGAAACATATTGCTCCACTTATAAACATAATCCATTTCTTAAAAGGAGATGATGATACTatgcatttttgcttgaataGGACCTGTGAAGTCTTGGAGGTCAGGCCATCCTGTGGTAGAGCATGGAGTCTAAGCCTCATACAAGCCTCTAACCGTGTCACATGCTCGGTTTTAAACTCTTCAATTGAAGGCGACAGGAAAGAATGCAGTGCTATTATGCTTTAATCGAATGATATAACAGCTCTTTGAGAAACGGCATAATAAATAATGGCTTGTGATGAATTTATGTGTCCTCATGTGTGACTAGTTCActgcctctgtgtttccttggcttcaaatcaacagcaacacacacacaaaaaaatactttcctCAGTCAGGCACTTGCTTACTTACCCAAAgtttgccttcaaaataaaaggcatCCAACAGTTTGACGATGTGATGGTGGTTGCAAGAGGCCAGAATGTCAATCTCTACCATGTAATCCTCCAATTCATCCTCTGTCTTCGTGTCAATAACCTTGGCAGCAGCAAGGGTCCCATTCTGCTTGTTCTGAGCCTGAAGGCAACattgacaatgacaaaaatagGAAATTATAGAGTATTGTATATTCTTACAACACCAAATGTATGAATTATTAAGGAAACATAACAAAGCTGGAGACTGTATCAAATGTATCTGTGTTGGTCGATATATTTTAGGTATTGCTGGCACTGTAGGGTTGCTGCTGTGGAAGAAAATCCATCAACATTAACAACTTAATTTAAGACAAAAGCTATTTTGGAGCTAGAGCAACAAACAGAGGAACACTTTATGGCTTGTGTAACTGAAGGCAGTCTCTTGGAGACTCTATGATAACATGTTGTTATACACTGAAGAGGAAAATTACTgtaggaaaaaaacacagcacccatctaaagtcaaaatatttacaatacaCCCCATCATCTTCTAACCTACTCTTACAAAAACTCAGCTTGTGAAACTTGcttacttcctcctctcccttttctGCCCTCGCTTCCTTTCACTTTGAAACACCTGCTGTAAGATGAAATGTGAAGTCACAGTGGCGGTTTTTAAAGATTACACCAAATAAATCTAGGATTTAATATGTTTCTGATTAGGGAAATAGCtcatgtatttgtgtatgttggTAACACATGCCTCAAAATCTTCTCTCCCGATTACGCTGCACTCAAAAGACTAATACAAAATTTACCACACCCACACCCAATCAAACAAGTAGCTGAGAAGTTATTTTAAGGCCAGCTTTGGACTTAATGTTTATGGATACAAACACAATCTCAGGGAGttaaggaaaaagaaatggGAGGGAGTTGTTAGGAGCAACTGCTGCAGAGTGTGTCAGATCCTATATTTACACAGTTCTGACCTGACACACTCCCTGTCTCTTTTCCTTTGTACTGGCCAACGCCTGTCTAGCACAGGCCATCACTAATACATATGCAGATTCAGTATTAGCTTCATGATGGAGAGCCCAGCCGTTATTTGTCCATCATTGAGTTATTCAAGTTGTGTCTCTGGCCTTTGGTCATTAtgtacatgacattttatgcttttctaaaTGAGAGAGTTTGTGGGTGTCATAATAATATTCAGATATTAGATGCATAACAATTTCTTCTTTATAAAAAACCAATGAAATCCTACATGTTGTTAAACTATACTAGACTAGAAACAATGATAAATCTCACCACCACTTGGCAGAGGGACTAAATTCATGTCTCTTTTATTATAACGTAGGTACAGCAGTAAAACTATGTGAACTGACTGGCTAGGTAAATATAATTATGTACCGACTTTGTGTTCAGTCCAAACAAATGACACACCTCTTTGCTAACCAAAAGGTGTACTATAACCTGCGATGGTTGTGCGTGTGAGGTCTGGACTCTTCACTGTTCACTCTCTGACAGACAGCTGATTCACACTTTTTTGGCATCTTTGTCACCACGCCCCAAATGAGGCAAACATTAAAAGCCTGTGAAATAACTGATGAAATGCGTTGTCTGTGTTGATAGTTATATGATCTGATGAAGGCAACTCCTCTCCATCCCTATGTTTGTGGGACCAAGGGGTCAGTACATTGGAAGGTGTATAATTATCTACATCTTTAGCCTGAGAAGGAGTGAAAGTTCTCTGGCTTCCACCACAGTTAGTTAATCAGCTAATAAAACTTAACTGTAAACTGGCAAATGACGATTTCTCATTCATTAACTGCCATTATCTGACCATGAGACCCATGAAGGGACCCataagtcacacacacacacacacacacacacacacacacacacacacacacacacagaaagatgtTCACCAGGGCACAGTGCAATCAAGCAGCCTTGAACTGATGAAGAGATGAAGCTTCCTGTGAAACTAACTTCCACTAAACTACTAGAATAACAGCATTTCTCATCTAATAATTATTTGTTAAATTTGTATTATACACCTCAATCTTtcttaaaattatttttataaaaagaaaagaaacccaGAGACAAATAAAGGTATATAAACAGAGCTAAATGTTTATGATTTTGCTAACCATGTCACAATGTACtctcatttcaaaacaaactcacacaaaGATAGCCTTGACGGTAACATTAGTTAGCAGAGATTAGAGGTAGTGGACACATAATCATGAATACGTTGCAATATAATGCAATCCTATATTACAAACTACAGCctcagagggaggaaaaaactCCTTATACTGTACCGGTGTTTTGGGTATTGTGTCCAC is a window of Seriola aureovittata isolate HTS-2021-v1 ecotype China chromosome 14, ASM2101889v1, whole genome shotgun sequence DNA encoding:
- the slka gene encoding STE20-like serine/threonine-protein kinase isoform X4 — translated: MSFFNFRKIFKLGPDKKKKQYEHVHRDVNPEEIWDIIGELGDGAFGKVYKAQNKQNGTLAAAKVIDTKTEDELEDYMVEIDILASCNHHHIVKLLDAFYFEGKLWILIEFCAGGAVDAIMLELERPLTEPQIRVVCRQTLEALSYLHENKVIHRDLKAGNILLSLDGDVKLADFGVSAKNTKTLQRRDSFIGTPYWMAPEVVMCETSKDRPYDYKADIWSLGVTLIELAQIEPPNHEMNPMRVLLKIAKSEPPTLMNPSRWSSEFNDFLRKALDKNVDNRWGTVQLLQHPFVTSVTDSKPLRELIAEAKAEVTEEIEDSKEEEEEEEPDTPLAVPGHKRAPSDASVASSEDDKIPPTPSTLESVTEKVEAEPAEDRTSDKLSDEGLGTSEVDKTEEEKLNEVSDASNEDLAAGIIEPTKDFVSQDPTEAKPEDGQDEEIPAEPVVSQPEEPIDAELDTDGHETEEDQKQTQEQKMENEPTQVTEEERKLEDVKEEEEKEVSKEESRESQEQPEDTPEEAESISGEVAQAEEESKEPGEEMPQHKVTEDRIEDIANGTDVNVNTENMESNVKDKNMNGEADTNSNVDDTSTNILLEKGTMESHIEGKPEDVAPEEAEQPEQENQTREETELEKQAPTESTNGVSDEVKVSSEDSEQVEPKDVPVKEDEKKATHADESASQDAVSVPQSEEDSETKMEQGSPAVIKPDVEKDSDSGSSSAADSNSLDLNLSISSFLSKSKEGGSISMQESKRQKKTLKKTRKFMVDGVEVSVTTSKIVTDNDTKSEEMRFLRRQELRELRLLQKEEQRAQQQLSNKLQQQREQIYRRFEQETTAKKRQYDQEVENLEKKQKQTIERLEQDHTSRLRDEAKRIKSDQDKELSKFQNMLKNRKKEAVAQVMIQSFQLSSCALFNAQMQDEQEFLQKQQQDLDGALKKIIQQHKLEIATIERDCLNHKQQLMRAREAAMWELEERHLQEKHQQLKQQLKDQYFLQRHQLLKRHEKEMEQMQRYNQRLIEEMKNKQTQERVRLPKIQRSEAKTRMAMFKKSLRITATATVTPEQERERIKQFAAQEEKRQKNERLHQHQKHENQMRDLQLQCDSNIRELQQLQNEKCHLLIEHETQKLKELDEEHSQEIKEWREKLRPRKKALEEEFTRKLQEQEVFFKMSGESECLNPTTQSRVSKFYPIPNLHNSGL
- the slka gene encoding STE20-like serine/threonine-protein kinase isoform X3 produces the protein MSFFNFRKIFKLGPDKKKKQYEHVHRDVNPEEIWDIIGELGDGAFGKVYKAQNKQNGTLAAAKVIDTKTEDELEDYMVEIDILASCNHHHIVKLLDAFYFEGKLWILIEFCAGGAVDAIMLELERPLTEPQIRVVCRQTLEALSYLHENKVIHRDLKAGNILLSLDGDVKLADFGVSAKNTKTLQRRDSFIGTPYWMAPEVVMCETSKDRPYDYKADIWSLGVTLIELAQIEPPNHEMNPMRVLLKIAKSEPPTLMNPSRWSSEFNDFLRKALDKNVDNRWGTVQLLQHPFVTSVTDSKPLRELIAEAKAEVTEEIEDSKEEEEEEEPDTPLAVPGHKRAPSDASVASSEDDKIPPTPSTLESVTEKVEAEPAEDRTSDKLSDEGLGTSEVDKTEEEKLNEVSDASNEDLAAGIIEPTKDFVSQDPTEAKPEDGQDEEIPAEPVVSQPEEPIDAELDTDGHETEEDQKQTQEQKMENEPTQVTEEERKLEDVKEEEEKEVSKEESRESQEQPEDTPEEAESISGEVAQAEEESKEPGEEMPQHKVTEDRIEDIANGTDVNVNTENMESNVKDKNMNGEADTNSNVDDTSTNILLEKGTMESHIEGKPEDVAPEEAEQPEQENQTREETELEKQAPTESTNGVSDEVKVSSEDSEQVEPKDVPVKEDEKKATHADESASQDAVSVPQSEEDSETKMEQGSPAVIKPDVEKDSDSGSSSAADSNSLDLNLSISSFLSKSKEGGSISMQESKRQKKTLKKTRKFMVDGVEVSVTTSKIVTDNDTKSEEMRFLRRQELRELRLLQKEEQRAQQQLSNKLQQQREQIYRRFEQETTAKKRQYDQEVENLEKKQKQTIERLEQDHTSRLRDEAKRIKSDQDKELSKFQNMLKNRKKEVKQEVGQSPKHMRKELMKRLKEDLTLLKTAEEQEFLQKQQQDLDGALKKIIQQHKLEIATIERDCLNHKQQLMRAREAAMWELEERHLQEKHQQLKQQLKDQYFLQRHQLLKRHEKEMEQMQRYNQRLIEEMKNKQTQERVRLPKIQRSEAKTRMAMFKKSLRITATATVTPEQERERIKQFAAQEEKRQKNERLHQHQKHENQMRDLQLQCDSNIRELQQLQNEKCHLLIEHETQKLKELDEEHSQEIKEWREKLRPRKKALEEEFTRKLQEQEVFFKMSGESECLNPTTQSRVSKFYPIPNLHNSGL